The DNA segment GGGAAAATCTTTTATAATCGAGTTCTTTTCTTTTTTTCAGGAAAAAGCTGATCCACCCGATATAAGCTGCCGCACCCACCAGGTATACAACAAACAGCCTGTAATCATAAAACAGAAGGACGATGCTGAATATAATGAGGTTCACCAGGGAAAAGAGCGTGTTAAGCGAAGAGCTGGTTAAGAGCTGCTCGATCCTGTGATGATCATTAATCCTCTGCATGATATCTCCCGTCATTCGGGTATCAAAAAAGCTGATGGGCAGCTTCATGAGCTTGATAAAGAAATCGGAGATAATGGAAATATTGATCCTTGCGGAAAGGTGCAGTAAAATCCAACTCCGGATCACCTCGATTCCCATTCTTCCGATAAAGAGCATGATTTGGGCGAGAAGGACCAGGTAAATGAAATTCAGGTCCTGGTTCTGGATGCCTACGTCTACGATGCTCTGGGTAAGGAAAGGGAAAATCAGGGACAATAAGCTTCCTGCCAGAAGTCCTATGGCCAGCTGGATGACCAGGGATTTGTATTTTAAGAGATATTTTGAAAGAAAGGAAAAGCTGGCTTTGCTTTCTTTATCGTCAAATTCGGTCTGGAAGAACGCAGGGGTTGTTTCTAAAATCAAGGCAATGCCTTCTTCTGTTTTTTCATTGGCGTTTTCACCAATCCAGAGCTTGATGAATTCCTGCGGAGCGTAGGTAATGAGCCCGTAGCTTGGATCGGAAATATATACTTTTCTGTTTTTGTCAATTTTATAAATGACCACAAAATGGTTTTTGTTCCAGTGCACAATGCAGGGAGGGGTACTTCTTCGGCCAGGATATTGAAGTCGATCTGAACGCCCATGGAACGGAATCCCAAATCTTCGGCAGCATCACTTAGCCCCAGAAGGCTGCTTCCTTCGCGGGTGGTCTCCGAGAGGTTGCGGATCTGCTGCAGGGAAATGGTTTTACCATAGTATTTGCTGACGATACGAAGGCACGTAGGTCCGCAGTCTTTGGAATCAGGCTGAAGGTAAAAGGGAAAGGATTTCAATTTTTAATCAATTTATATGCAATAAATGGCGTCATTCTGGCAACTACTTTTTAGAATATTTTTTAATCTTTAAAAACAAACAATTTGTTGAAAAAATAAACTGCAGCTATAAATATAAACGGATATTAATGAATATCAATGATTTTAAGGGTACTTTATTGCATCAGCTAATTCTATCGGATTATTGTTTTTCTTAATGTATTGCTGTTCATTTTTTGTAAGCTCCTTGTAATCAGGCTTAAATGGTTTGCCGTTTTCATCTTGCCAGAGAACTTTTATATTTCCTGTTTTCATTTCTCTATATGGGTCGTTGTAATGATCAATAAGAACTTTTGCAAGTTGTTTCTTTGTTACTTCCAGGAAGGGTGTAGAGAAAAAAATTATATCTGTAATCTCATCTTTTTTTATTCCTGTAAAGCTGAATTCATAATTATTTTTAGTGTCTTTCATATAAATAATCAGTCCGGGTAATCCATTGAAAATAGATGGACCTTCCTGTAAAGATATATCAGATGTAAACCATATTTCCCAATTACGACCAGAATAACTTAATGATGCTTTCTGACAGGTATAACCAGCAATGCTTTTTGTTTCAGGCATTATTTTCCAGTCAAAATCTGGAGCTTTTTCCGATAGCTGATATAGATCACTGAATAAAGAGGTAAATTTTGATAATTTTTTTGTCTTAGAATCCTTTATAATCATAAAGGCATAGTCATATTTAATCTGGCTCTTAACTCCTTTCTTTCTATTTTCAATTACTGTGGAATCATTTTCAAATTGCTCTTGAGAATAAAATTTAGATTTATCGTCTTTTATCAGTAAGATCATATTTTTATTTTTAATCTCTTCTTCTAATGAATCTGTTTTGTAATTCATACGATAATATACTTTGTAATTTTGTGCAATCGACTGATTAAAAATTAATGTTATAAGAACACATAATGTTTTAAATAATATTTTCCAGTTCATAGTATTGTATTGCTTTTTGTTTTAAAGGATTGGTACTCCATTCTTCCCATTCTCCTGTGTATGGATTGTAGCCGCATTTTAAAGGTTTTGAAGTGTCTAATCCTTCTTTATTAATATGGCTGCATTCTGTGTACGCTCTGCAATCTGTACAGATGTAGCGGAACTCACAGTCTTTGCAGACTTCAATCTGGTCTTTGGTAAGATTCCAGTATTTTTTGAAATCAGATTGCTGTAACGCTTCTTCTAATGTTGTGTCTTTTATATTGCCGAAACTTTGTGGCATAGAAGGGCAGTTTCTGATATTTCCTTCTGCGTCAATTGATATTTTTTTGTGGAGACAGGAGTTATGATGGTGAGATTCGGAAACTATTCTTAAATTAATTGTGCTCATATTTTCTGCTATTTCTCCACAACTTTTACAATTATGGATCTTTTTTTTATGCAAAAAAATCTTATCTGAAGACATTTTGTCTACATTTTTTTCTGTGTAATTATAAATATCTATTTGTGTAATAATATTATAATTGTGCAGTATTTTAGCAACTTTATAGCAATTAAAATTTAAGAAGTCATTTTTTACTAGGATAATTTGAATATCTTTCAAGAAGTTATCTCCTGACTTTGAAATTTTATCTATGAAATTTATCAATATTTTAATATCATTTATGTAAAAAATTCTAATTTGTAAACTTTGTACGCGTAGCTTTTCAAAATCATATTCAATTTTTTCTAAATATGATAGATTAGATTCAGCATCTATGTCTATGATTGTGTTTATTATTCCAAACGGCTGCTTATATTGTAAATTAATTTTAGGAAATGATGACGCCTCTTCTTCGTCCAAAACTTCAAAAATTAATTCATCTTTTAACAGAAATTTTTTATAAGCGTTGATTATTTTTACACTTTCTGGGTATATTTTCTTTAATAATTCGAAATCTATAATGATATTATCGATTAAAATATTAGCAAAGTCATTGGGTATATAGTAATATAAATTTCTTGTTGTATCCAATAGCAATGTTCTCACATGACCCTTGCACAGAATAATATCACTAAATAGTTTATATGTCATAATTTTGATATGGGCTTATATAGTTTTCTTGAAAATATAATAGAATTTTTTATTTTATTATGTCCTTTAATTTGTAAATTCTCATTATTATCAAGAATATTTTTCTTCACTTTTAATTTTTCTAAATCGAGTAGTATAAAGCTTGCATTGATTTTTTTTAATTTATTTTTTAACAATGCTTCATGATTATTCTGCATATAATTTATTTTTTAAGTGTAATACTAATTCTTCTTCAATAAAATAATTACACGGATATGAAACCATCCCAAATTGACCCACCGGATTGACCTCTAAAAAATAATACTGATTATCATAGCTTTTAATCAAATCAATAGAGCCCATCGTCAGATGTAATTCTTTCATCAGATTTCTCAACATATCCTCTATTTTTTGAGGAAGTTTAAAAGGGATTCTTCTATTAGGTCGTTTAAAGTCATAATTTCTAAAATCAACCTTTGTATGCTTATTTTTATTGGAAAAAATTGCCATGGAATAAAATTTACTTTCTAAAAAAAACACTCTAATTTCAAATCTTTTTTTTATTTCCTCCTGAAAAAGAGAATTTGAAAAACTTTTCCCGGTACTTTTTATATCCGAAACTTTTTTTGTATGGGTGACAAATATTCCACCTTCTTTAGCATTAAAGCTTGTCGCCTCATATATAGGCTTAGTAATTAGATCTTTTTCAATATTTTGTAAGGGATGCAAATTATTTGCTATGTATGTTTCTGGAATGGTCAATCCTATCTTTTTTGCAATTTTTAGAACGTGCATTTTTTCTACGGACAATATATCTTTATAGTAATCATACCATTTCCAATTGGGATAGAAATCAAACAATATTCTTAAAAATTTATTAGTTTCTGCAAAAATGAATTTTGAAAGAGTAACAGCATTATGATCAATTATACCAGCCATTTTTGTAATACTTTCACTGCTTTGGTCAATAAATCTCCGACACCATACGATCTTAATTTCCTCTAAATTGACTTTATGATTTAGTAAGACATCGGTTATTATTATTTTTTCAGATTGAAAATCAATAAAGATATTGTATAGTTTAGGATTATTTATTTCATCTATATTAAGTCTCACATAGGTAATTTTGTGAAAATCCAACCAGCAACATATATCATTAGTTGTTTCATCAAAAAAAGATTTGAAATTATTAAGATTTTACTCATAAGATAAGACCTTTAAATTCTTGATCGGCATATAATTCTATGTCAAGGTCGTAGCTTAATTTTAGTGCTTCAGTAGATTTATTTTTTCTGCAAATTTTTATTTCCTTCACGACAAAAAGATAATTCTGGTCTTTATAAGAAAAATACCTTTTCAGCATCTTTTTTTGCATTCCAATATCTTCAATATTATCATAGCAGAGGTATTTTTTGCCATCATCAGTTGTAATCAATTTACTTTTTTTCTCTGAAATGTCAGGAAGACTTTTTATGAGAAATAGTGAGGTAATAATATTATTACCACAATAATTATTCACTATTGATTTTTGTCGATTGCTGAAAATTCTTTTTCCATAACTTTTATGAAAATAATACTTAGAATTTTTCCTGAGACCTAAACTTTTGAATGCAACAGCATTTTTATGGTTCTTTATAATATAACTGAACTTTTCATCTT comes from the Chryseobacterium nepalense genome and includes:
- a CDS encoding GLPGLI family protein, with the protein product MNWKILFKTLCVLITLIFNQSIAQNYKVYYRMNYKTDSLEEEIKNKNMILLIKDDKSKFYSQEQFENDSTVIENRKKGVKSQIKYDYAFMIIKDSKTKKLSKFTSLFSDLYQLSEKAPDFDWKIMPETKSIAGYTCQKASLSYSGRNWEIWFTSDISLQEGPSIFNGLPGLIIYMKDTKNNYEFSFTGIKKDEITDIIFFSTPFLEVTKKQLAKVLIDHYNDPYREMKTGNIKVLWQDENGKPFKPDYKELTKNEQQYIKKNNNPIELADAIKYP
- the gwsS gene encoding grasp-with-spasm system SPASM domain peptide maturase, with translation MTYKLFSDIILCKGHVRTLLLDTTRNLYYYIPNDFANILIDNIIIDFELLKKIYPESVKIINAYKKFLLKDELIFEVLDEEEASSFPKINLQYKQPFGIINTIIDIDAESNLSYLEKIEYDFEKLRVQSLQIRIFYINDIKILINFIDKISKSGDNFLKDIQIILVKNDFLNFNCYKVAKILHNYNIITQIDIYNYTEKNVDKMSSDKIFLHKKKIHNCKSCGEIAENMSTINLRIVSESHHHNSCLHKKISIDAEGNIRNCPSMPQSFGNIKDTTLEEALQQSDFKKYWNLTKDQIEVCKDCEFRYICTDCRAYTECSHINKEGLDTSKPLKCGYNPYTGEWEEWSTNPLKQKAIQYYELENII
- the gwsG gene encoding grasp-with-spasm system ATP-grasp peptide maturase, giving the protein MRLNIDEINNPKLYNIFIDFQSEKIIITDVLLNHKVNLEEIKIVWCRRFIDQSSESITKMAGIIDHNAVTLSKFIFAETNKFLRILFDFYPNWKWYDYYKDILSVEKMHVLKIAKKIGLTIPETYIANNLHPLQNIEKDLITKPIYEATSFNAKEGGIFVTHTKKVSDIKSTGKSFSNSLFQEEIKKRFEIRVFFLESKFYSMAIFSNKNKHTKVDFRNYDFKRPNRRIPFKLPQKIEDMLRNLMKELHLTMGSIDLIKSYDNQYYFLEVNPVGQFGMVSYPCNYFIEEELVLHLKNKLYAE